In Corythoichthys intestinalis isolate RoL2023-P3 chromosome 4, ASM3026506v1, whole genome shotgun sequence, a genomic segment contains:
- the LOC130915266 gene encoding coxsackievirus and adenovirus receptor homolog: MVMMWHLLWPSVLLGVFFNICPTCPLEIQKQRKHYYVARGSSIQLPCAYTHTVDSQQYTEVLWSIVSADRDEQPIIWFTGGRLYSDLYKPMEGRVHFISADPQNGDASINIKDVHQSDMEKYRCMVRKLPEQDQKMLDLTVMEAPSQPLCSVDKEDNRMTLKCSSLHGTPPLHYIWSKTSGNKVLPTQAIVDPTGGALHFNITERECGSYRCSVESMVGSKHCDLHLDCSLPQDTNVSSPRLLTTTAVAAIVVTITTLFIVTVVLTIFLYRKRKDKPQDIEIKK, translated from the coding sequence ATGGTGATGATGTGGCATCTCCTTTGGCCTTCTGTCCTCCTGggagtgtttttcaacatttgcCCAACATGCCCTCTGGAAATCCAGAAGCAAAGGAAACACTACTACGTTGCCCGGGGGTCAAGTATCCAGCTACCCTGTGCGTACACTCACACCGTGGACTCTCAGCAGTACACGGAGGTCTTGTGGAGTATCGTGTCTGCAGACCGAGACGAGCAGCCCATCATTTGGTTTACAGGCGGCCGCTTGTATTCCGATTTGTACAAACCAATGGAGGGGAGGGTCCACTTCATATCAGCGGATCCCCAAAATGGAGACGCATCTATCAACATCAAAGATGTACATCAGTCAGACATGGAGAAGTACCGCTGTATGGTGAGGAAGTTACCAGAACAGGACCAGAAGATGTTAGACCTGACGGTCATGGAGGCACCAAGTCAGCCTTTGTGCAGTGTGGATAAAGAAGACAACAGGATGACGCTCAAATGCAGCTCTCTGCACGGCACCCCACCTTTGCATTACATCTGGTCCAAGACGAGTGGAAATAAGGTCTTGCCAACACAGGCCATTGTGGACCCCACAGGAGGCGCCTTGCATTTCAACATCACCGAGCGGGAGTGTGGAAGCTATCGCTGCTCGGTGGAAAGTATGGTGGGAAGCAAACACTGTGACCTGCACCTGGACTGTTCGCTGCCCCAGGACACCAATGTGAGCAGTCCACGATTACTGACAACCACTGCAGTCGCTGCCATCGTTGTCACTATCACCACACTCTTCATTGTCACAGTTGTCCTTACCATATTCCTCTACCGCAAACGAAAAGATAAACCCCAGgacattgaaataaaaaaataa